Proteins encoded together in one Carassius auratus strain Wakin chromosome 32, ASM336829v1, whole genome shotgun sequence window:
- the LOC113051399 gene encoding mitochondrial carrier homolog 2-like: MIARSCATIVTHPFHVITLRCMVQFIGREAKYSGVFDSILTIYREDGILGFFAGLIPRLLGDVLSLWICNMLAHFINTYAIDDSTSHTGEIKNCSQAVTGFFASMLTYPFVLVSNLMAVNNCGLAGGLPPYAAVYPNWLHCWGHLSREGNMSRGNSLFFRKLPAGKMYAIEQKRFF; encoded by the exons ATGATTGCACGCTCATGTGCTACAATTGTCACACACCCTTTTCATG TGATCACTCTCAGATGCATGGTCCAGTTTATTGGTAGAGAAGCCAAATACAG TGGTGTCTTTGACTCCATACTTACCATCTACAGAGAAGATGGAATCCTGGGTTTTTTCGC TGGCCTCATTCCTCGTCTTCTGGGTGACGTTCTTTCCCTGTGGATCTGCAACATGCTTGCTCACTTCATAAACACTTACGCTATAGACGACTCG ACGAGTCATACAGGAGAGATCAAAAACTGCTCTCAAGCTGTTACcggg ttttttgcAAGTATGCTGACGTATCCATTTGTATTGGTGTCCAACCTGATGGCTGTTAATAACTGTGG GCTGGCTGGAGGTCTGCCACCTTATGCTGCCGTTTATCCCAACTGGCTCCACTGCTGGGGTCACCTGAGCCGAGAG GGCAACATGAGCAGAGGCAACAGTCTGTTCTTCAGGAAGTTGCCTGCGGGGAAGATGTATGCCattgagcagaagagatttttttGA